The genomic region CGGAGGAGGACAGGAGGAGAAATGGTGCGAGAAAGCTGTGAAAAGCCTGGTGAAGAAGCTGAAGAAGACCGGCCAGCTGGATGAGCTGGAGAAGGCCATCAGCGcacaaaacagcaacacaaaatGC from Poecilia reticulata strain Guanapo unplaced genomic scaffold, Guppy_female_1.0+MT scaffold_1876, whole genome shotgun sequence harbors:
- the LOC103461502 gene encoding mothers against decapentaplegic homolog 2-like — encoded protein: MSSILPFTPPVVKRLLGWKKTPAGXGGAGGGIGGVGEQNGGGQEEKWCEKAVKSLVKKLKKTGQLDELEKAISAQNSNTK